Proteins co-encoded in one Sulfurimonas sp. HSL1-2 genomic window:
- the bioD gene encoding dethiobiotin synthase, with translation MAQHIFITATNTEIGKTYTTRKLMHALSARGVRVGVIKPIETGVQNIPEDGALLLQDLKQLNPQAWALDIDDIVPVQFALPAAPYVAKGDASIDWDAIDRAVEAMDAICDVCLIEGAGGLLVPVDAETDMIDLIPRYNAKALLVAHCRLGGINDLRLSLEALKQRGIAAEWVLNCRQDDVGFDETSRPWFDTAVPGWHTLEDDIERLCDALLL, from the coding sequence GTGGCGCAACACATTTTTATCACGGCGACCAACACGGAGATAGGCAAAACTTATACGACCCGAAAGCTGATGCATGCACTGAGCGCACGGGGAGTGCGCGTCGGCGTGATCAAGCCTATTGAGACCGGTGTTCAGAATATTCCCGAAGACGGCGCGTTACTGCTGCAGGACCTCAAACAGCTCAACCCCCAGGCGTGGGCGCTCGACATCGACGATATCGTTCCCGTGCAGTTTGCCCTGCCGGCCGCACCCTATGTCGCGAAAGGGGACGCATCCATCGACTGGGACGCCATCGACCGTGCCGTCGAAGCGATGGACGCGATCTGCGATGTCTGCCTGATCGAAGGGGCCGGCGGACTGCTCGTGCCCGTTGACGCCGAGACGGATATGATCGACCTGATCCCCCGCTACAATGCCAAGGCGCTTCTCGTTGCCCACTGCCGTCTCGGCGGTATCAACGACCTGCGTCTCAGTCTCGAAGCGCTCAAGCAGCGCGGTATCGCAGCCGAATGGGTGTTGAACTGCCGGCAGGACGATGTGGGCTTCGATGAGACCTCCCGCCCCTGGTTCGATACCGCCGTGCCCGGATGGCACACTCTCGAAGACGATATTGAGCGACTTTGCGACGCGCTTTTGCTATAA
- a CDS encoding aspartate carbamoyltransferase catalytic subunit, whose translation MQHLIRTDDFSTEEILSLYNDADLYAQGGFHRILQDRIIITLFFENSTRTRSSFEIAAKRLGAEVVHLDVGKSSTKKGETLVDTAMNLDAMGPDAIIVRHANAGVPKILSNHTRAAIINAGDGAHAHPTQALLDLYTLRKHFGDVDGKRIAIVGDIKNSRVANSNIELLQRFGMKVTLVSPPQFMPQTELPSTYHLHDVMDDVDVIMSLRTQTERHSQPSYASLQDYASDFCITKELVGDRDIIILHPGPVHRNIDIDDDLLADPRCKVLEQVSNGVSVRMAVLKKLILDGNR comes from the coding sequence ATGCAGCATCTCATCCGTACCGACGACTTCAGCACAGAAGAGATTCTTTCCCTCTACAACGATGCGGATCTCTACGCCCAGGGCGGATTTCACCGCATTCTGCAGGACCGCATCATCATCACCCTTTTTTTTGAAAACTCGACACGTACCCGCAGCTCCTTTGAGATCGCGGCCAAGCGGCTTGGGGCCGAAGTCGTCCACCTCGATGTCGGCAAAAGCTCTACGAAAAAAGGGGAGACCCTCGTCGATACGGCCATGAACCTTGATGCGATGGGCCCAGATGCCATCATCGTCCGTCATGCCAATGCCGGGGTCCCAAAGATCCTCTCCAATCACACCCGTGCCGCCATCATCAATGCCGGTGACGGGGCCCATGCCCACCCCACACAGGCCCTGCTCGACCTCTATACCCTGCGCAAGCATTTCGGGGACGTCGACGGCAAACGCATCGCCATCGTCGGCGATATCAAAAACTCGCGGGTCGCGAACTCCAACATCGAGCTTCTGCAGCGCTTCGGCATGAAAGTCACCCTGGTCAGTCCCCCGCAATTCATGCCGCAGACCGAACTGCCGTCCACCTACCATCTGCACGACGTGATGGACGATGTCGACGTCATCATGAGCCTGCGCACCCAGACGGAGCGCCACTCCCAACCCAGCTACGCATCCCTACAGGATTATGCAAGCGACTTCTGCATCACCAAAGAACTTGTCGGTGACCGCGACATTATCATCCTGCATCCGGGGCCGGTCCACCGTAATATCGATATTGATGACGACCTCCTGGCCGATCCCCGTTGCAAAGTCCTTGAACAGGTCTCCAACGGCGTCTCCGTGCGTATGGCTGTGCTCAAAAAACTGATTCTTGATGGCAACCGCTAG
- a CDS encoding aminodeoxychorismate synthase component I, giving the protein MATASLNSLCADAVPFFFLSDFEGKDLTCYPLDTLSDEDIEFSFHASGMPHCSALDKKPVDYEIYKAKLDSVQEYIRRGETYLLNLTQPTPIKCSETLHTIYQKANAPFKLRYKDKFVCFSPEKFIEIIDDKIYTYPMKGTIDASLPEAEETILGDEKEMAEHLMVVDLLRNDLGIVATNIRVEKFRYIDRIKAGSKELLQVSSKISGQLESTWPIRFEEILRALLPAGSISGTPKKRTVEIIKEVEGYERGYFTGVFGYFDGKNLYSAVSIRYIEQTPNGLVYKSGGGITIDSDAQKEYEELIDKIYIP; this is encoded by the coding sequence ATGGCAACCGCTAGTCTCAATTCCCTCTGCGCAGACGCCGTTCCCTTCTTTTTTCTTTCCGATTTCGAAGGGAAAGATCTCACCTGCTATCCACTGGATACTCTTTCGGATGAAGACATCGAATTCTCCTTTCATGCCTCAGGCATGCCACATTGTTCTGCACTGGATAAAAAGCCTGTTGATTATGAGATCTACAAAGCAAAACTGGACAGCGTGCAGGAGTATATTCGTCGCGGAGAGACCTATCTGCTCAATCTGACCCAGCCTACGCCTATAAAATGCTCTGAAACCCTGCATACAATCTACCAGAAGGCCAATGCACCCTTCAAGCTCCGTTATAAGGACAAGTTCGTCTGCTTTTCCCCGGAAAAATTCATTGAAATCATCGATGACAAAATCTATACCTACCCTATGAAGGGTACGATCGACGCTTCTCTTCCTGAGGCTGAAGAGACGATCCTTGGCGATGAAAAGGAGATGGCGGAACACCTGATGGTCGTCGACCTCCTTCGAAACGATCTCGGCATCGTGGCAACCAATATACGTGTCGAAAAATTCCGATACATCGACAGGATAAAAGCCGGATCTAAAGAGCTACTGCAGGTCAGCTCCAAGATATCCGGACAGTTGGAGAGCACATGGCCGATCCGGTTCGAAGAGATCCTGCGGGCTCTTCTGCCGGCAGGGAGTATCAGCGGCACACCAAAAAAACGCACCGTAGAGATCATCAAAGAGGTGGAAGGGTACGAACGCGGCTATTTTACAGGGGTATTCGGCTATTTTGACGGCAAAAATCTTTATAGTGCCGTATCGATCCGCTATATCGAACAGACGCCGAATGGGCTTGTATACAAGAGTGGCGGCGGAATAACAATCGACAGTGATGCGCAAAAAGAGTATGAAGAGCTGATCGACAAGATCTATATCCCTTAA